In Mastacembelus armatus chromosome 22, fMasArm1.2, whole genome shotgun sequence, a genomic segment contains:
- the LOC113129212 gene encoding semaphorin-4E-like: MKAPIVLFYFLLIVSEGLAWDHKARRSVPFQNMNLKQFKQSETNSRLSALLVRDDIGQLVVGARGKVFTLSLDDITKKTSEAKWTVSSAEKSICQIKGKDITECDNFIRTLHTMEDGKMLVCGTNAFNPSCDYMTFNNGKASLEGNLQEGRGKVPFDPYQPFASLQDGNSLYTAASSNFLNTEVLFQRHGPNPLKTEMKRSWFNEPTMISLSLVEANKNSEGGDDDYVILFFTESAVEERHDNVRVSRIARVCKSDLGGKMTLQKKWTSFLKARFECPFGDVGSPTLVQDVFLVQDQNNWKDSIFYSTFTSNSEPSGGCSKSAVCAYKLSDINQVFSGRFLTESDTGSWETYTGEEPFPHPGSCISNETRAIGVMTSLDFSDKTLLFVRNHPLMEGMVTPLTGKPLLVQTGTQFSKIVVDQVTSLDGQQHHIMLIGTDSGWLQKAVRFDGEDSRIIEELQLFQTPQSVNFLQLSLKSGQLYSTSSNIAVQINVRDCTHYTSCDDCLLARDPYCGWDQIRGQCASAVGTSTGSIIQSLTDGDISMCLTSDLKQKPDSVHLTLGVAQFLPCSPETNLPVSWHFSGSIHFPGPQHTVLSQGLIISPSYSDAGLYTCETVETVRGKTHRKTVVQYFVQVHDNNAVVRNLKTAVIALAAFTNLLLLMCSVFLIRHIKANKQNYSGHDNKNTNNNELITKRPFCHYDQTKHQHKEEEQPVQTGSVISILILPEGYMAHVSEVELEAGSDNEIIQ; this comes from the exons ATGAAAGCTCCCATTGTGctcttttatttcctcctcATCGTGAGTGAAGGCCTTGCATGGGACCACAAAGCCCGGAGGAGTGTTCCCTTCCAAA ACATGAACTTGAAACAGTTCAAacagtctgaaacaaacagtcgTTTGAGTGCTTTGTTGGTAAGAGACGACATTGGTCAGCTTGTTGTTGGAGCCAGAGGGAAAGTATTCACCCTCAGCTTGGATGACATCACAAAAAAGACCAGTGAG gCCAAATGGACAGTCAGCTCAGCAGAGAAATCCATCTGCCAAATCAAGGGCAAAGACATTACG GAATGTGACAACTTCATTCGGACTCTACACACAATGGAGGATGGTAAAATGCTCGTCTGTGGGACAAACGCTTTTAACCCTTCATGTGACTACATG ACTTTCAACAATGGAAAAGCCTCCTTGGAAGGAAATTTGCAGGAGGGTAGGGGGAAAGTTCCCTTTGACCCCTACCAGCCCTTTGCTTCGCTGCAGGATG GAAACTCTTTGTACACAGCTGCTTCATCAAACTTTCTAAACACTGAAGTGCTGTTTCAGAGACACGGGCCGAACCCTctcaaaactgaaatgaaacgTTCCTGGTTCAATG agCCTACTATGATTTCCCTAAGCCTTGttgaagcaaacaaaaacagcgAGGGCGGAGACGACGACTATGTGATCTTGTTCTTTACTGAGAGTGCTGTGGAAGAACGTCATGACAATGTTCGCGTGTCAAGGATTGCCCGTGTGTGTAAA AGTGACTTGGGGGGTAAAATGACTCTACAGAAGAAATGGACTTCTTTCTTGAAGGCTCGTTTTGAATGTCCATTTGGCGATGTTGGCTCACCTACACTTGTTCAAGATGTTTTTCTTGTTCAAGACCAAAATAACTGGAAGGATAGCATTTTCTACTCCACATTCACCTCCAACTC GGAGCCCTCAGGTGGTTGCAGCAAGTCTGCCGTATGTGCATACAAGCTGTCAGACATCAACCAGGTATTCAGTGGGAGATTTTTGACTGAGAGTGATACTGGGAGCTGGGAAACATACACAGGAGAGGAGCCCTTCCCCCATCCTGGTTCA TGCATTAGTAATGAAACGCGGGCCATAGGTGTTATGACCTCTCTTGACTTCTCTGACAAGACCCTACTGTTTGTAAGGAACCACCCTCTGATGGAGGGGATGGTTACACCATTAACTGGCAAGCCTCTCTTGGTCCAGACGGGGACACAATTTTCAAAAATAGTTGTGGACCAAGTCACATCACTGGATGGACAACAACATCACATAATGCTTATTGGTACAG ACTCTGGTTGGCTGCAGAAGGCAGTGAGGTTTGATGGTGAGGACAGCCGCATCATTgaggagctgcagctgtttcagacTCCTCAATCTGTCAACTTTCTCCAGCTTTCATTGAAATCA GGCCAGCTATACAGCACCAGCAGTAACATTGCTGTTCAGATTAATGTTAGAGACTGCACCCACTATACATCATGCGATGACTGCCTTCTTGCCAGGGACCCGTACTGTGGCTGGGACCAGATCAGAGGCCAGTGTGCGTCTGCTGTGGGTACATCAACAGGGTCTAT AATTCAGAGCTTGACTGATGGAGACATAAGCATGTGTCTAACCTCTGACT TGAAACAGAAACCTGACAGTGTCCACCTCACCCTTGGGGTAGCACAGTTCCTGCCGTGTTCCCCTGAGACCAACCTCCCAGTCAGCTGGCACTTTTCTGGCAGCATCCACTTTCCTGGTCCCCAACACACTGTGCTCAGCCAGGGTCTTATCATCAGTCCCTCCTATTCTGATGCTGGCCTTTATACCTgtgaaacagtggaaacagtgaGGGGCAAAACACACCGGAAGACCGTGGTCCAGTATTTTGTTCAAGTTCATGACAACAACGCTGTTGTTAGGAACCTGAAGACGGCTGTGATTGCCTTGGCTGCTTTCACCAACTTGCTCTTACTCATGTGCAGCGTATTTCTGATCAGACACATAAAGGCAAACAAGCAAAACTACAGTGGTcatgacaacaaaaacaccaacaacaatGAATTAATCACCAAGAGGCCTTTTTGCCATTATGACCAAACCAAGCACCAACACAAAGAGGAAGAGCAGCCTGTGCAGACTGGGAGTGTTATATCTATACTCATTCTCCCAGAAGGCTACATGGCACATGTTTCTGAAGTAGAGCTGGAGGCAGGCAGTGACAATGAGATCATACAGTGA